A window of Streptomyces profundus genomic DNA:
GGCATGGTTGTCGGATCAGCGGGGCCGCCATGCCCTGAGGAGTTCGTCCGGCCCGAAGACCGCCTGAAGGCCGGAACAGGTGGCGCCGTTTCGGGAGGCCGCGACGAGCGGGATCGGTTCGTCGGTGAGCGCGGCCCTGTGCTTGTGCAGGGCGGCCAGGTCATGGGCGTCGAAGGGGGCCGTCTCAAGCCACTTGACCGAACCCAGGAACAGCAACTGCTTCGCCACGGGTTGCCGATCCGCACCCACGAGGTCGATCTCGACGTCGTTGCTGCGCGTCCAGTACCCGCCGACAGCGGGGGCGGCGGGCAGTTCGCCGTCCGGCAGGATCCGGGCGAGGGACTCCCTGACCAGGGGTTCGACAGCACGTCCCCGCCAACTGGTCCACCGCTCTCGGATTCGGGCCAGGGTGAGGTCGCCCCGCATGCGCTCGATCTCCGCCATGTGCGGATCGAGGAACGCCAGCCAGAAGCGGAGGTAGGGGTCCGCCACCCGGTAGCGGCGCTCTTTCGAGGGATGCAGGGAGATCGGAAGTTCGGCCGCCACTACACGCTTGTCGATCAGCAGGTTGGCTGCCCTGCTGAGGGTGCTGTGGGCGATGCCGCCGGCGGCCCGAGCGATGTTGGTGAAGGTCCGCTCGCCCGATCCGATGGCCCGCAGTACGTCCCTGCCCAACGCCTGCGGTGGGAACTCGGCAGCGAGCGAGCGCTCGGCCGAGACGAGGAGAGCGGAGATCGGGTTCTCCAGGGACGCGTCCAGGAAGTCCCACATCGAGGCTCCGGCCTGCCATTCCCGGCAGATCAGCGGCAGCCCGCCCGTGATGAGTGCGGCGTCGAAGGCGGCGGCCGGTTCCAGGTCGAGCATCTCGCCGATGTCCGCCGGGGTCAGCGGCCCCACGACCATCTCCCGACCTCGCTGGTGGAACGGACGGTCGTAGCTGTCGAGTGATTCCATCATCGAGAGATCCGAACCGACCAGCAGCAGCAGGACGGGCT
This region includes:
- a CDS encoding ATP-binding protein gives rise to the protein MHRFIGRDQELRTLRRTLDEVSAEAGSAQPGQCLLIRGRRRVGKSTLVEEFLARAAVPHLFFTAAGGSAEDELAELVDAVANSSLPDRSLFTEETPSQWNAAFRLLAEILPDDAPSVVVIDEVPYLMERVDAFEGMLQRAWDRLLSRKPVLLLLVGSDLSMMESLDSYDRPFHQRGREMVVGPLTPADIGEMLDLEPAAAFDAALITGGLPLICREWQAGASMWDFLDASLENPISALLVSAERSLAAEFPPQALGRDVLRAIGSGERTFTNIARAAGGIAHSTLSRAANLLIDKRVVAAELPISLHPSKERRYRVADPYLRFWLAFLDPHMAEIERMRGDLTLARIRERWTSWRGRAVEPLVRESLARILPDGELPAAPAVGGYWTRSNDVEIDLVGADRQPVAKQLLFLGSVKWLETAPFDAHDLAALHKHRAALTDEPIPLVAASRNGATCSGLQAVFGPDELLRAWRPR